The Neomonachus schauinslandi chromosome 4, ASM220157v2, whole genome shotgun sequence genome includes a region encoding these proteins:
- the BSDC1 gene encoding BSD domain-containing protein 1 isoform X4: protein MAEGEDVGWWRSWLQQSYQAVKEKARLYSLQSEPATYCNEPDGPPELFDAWLSQFCLEEKKGEISELLAGSPSIRALYTKMVPAAVSHSEFWHRYFYKVHQLEQEQARRDALKQRAEQSISEEPGWEEEEEELVSISPTSPKEANVPVAQTSPSPEGGPGPLSPCEDNPVAPAEPPTEVTPSESSESVSVVTQMAKVAAAAEAPLPPKDLSQKLLEASLEEQGLTVDVGETGPPPPAPFKPQPPAGRPSGPEPRPPARVETLREEVLTDLRVFELNSDSGKSTPSNNGKKGSSTDISEDWEKDFDLDMTEEEVQMALSKVDASGELEDVEWEDWE, encoded by the exons ATGGCGGAAGG GGAGGACGTGGGCTGGTGGCGGAGCTGGCTGCAGCAGAGCTACCAGGCAGTCAAGGAGAAG GCCCGCCTCTACAGTCTGCAGTCGGAGCCGGCAACCTACTGCAATGAACCAGATG GGCCCCCGGAATTGTTTGATGCCTGGCTTTCCCAGTTCTGCCTagaggagaagaagggggagatCTCAGAGCTCCTTGCAGGCAGCCCCTCCATCCGGGCCCTCTACACCAAGATG gTCCCAGCAGCTGTTTCCCATTCAGAATTCTGGCATCGGTATTTCTATAAAGTCCATCAACTAGAGCAG GAGCAGGCCCGGAGGGATGCCCTGAAGCAACGGGCAGAACAGAGCATCTCTGAAGAGCCtggctgggaggaggaagaag AGGAACTTGTGAGCATTTCACCCACATCTCCAAAAGAGGCAAACGTTCCTGTGGCCCAAACTTCCCCATCCCCTGAAGGAGGACCTGGCCCCCTGAGCCCCTGTGAAGACAATCCGGTGGCTCCCGCTGAGCCTCCTACAGAGGTGACTCCGTCAGAGAGCAGCGAGAGCGTTTCCGTCGTAACGCAGATGGCTAAGGTTGCCGCTGCCGCCGAGGCACCGCTGCCGCCCAAGGACCTGTCCCAGAAGCTTCTCGAGGCATCTTTGGAGGAACAGGGCCTGACTGTAGATGTGGGTGAGACTGgacccccgcccccggctccgTTCAAGCCCCAGCCCCCTGCTGGCCGCCCTAGCGGCCCCGAGCCCAGGCCTCCTGCCAGAGTAGAGACTCTGAGGGAGGAGGTACTCACAGACTTACGGGTGTTTGAGCTGAACTCGGACAGTGGGAAGTCTACACCCTCTAACAATGGAAAGAAAG GCTCAAGCACAGACATCAGCGAGGACTGGGAAAAGGACTTCGACTTGGACATGACCGAAGAGGAAGTGCAGATGGCACTCTCCAAAGTGGATGCCTCTGGGGAG CTGGAAGATGTAGAGTGGGAGGACTGGGAATGA
- the BSDC1 gene encoding BSD domain-containing protein 1 isoform X3 — MAEGEDVGWWRSWLQQSYQAVKEKSSEALEFMKRDLTEFTQVVQHDAACTIVATASVVKEKLAARLYSLQSEPATYCNEPDGPPELFDAWLSQFCLEEKKGEISELLAGSPSIRALYTKMVPAAVSHSEFWHRYFYKVHQLEQEQARRDALKQRAEQSISEEPGWEEEEEELVSISPTSPKEANVPVAQTSPSPEGGPGPLSPCEDNPVAPAEPPTEVTPSESSESVSVVTQMAKVAAAAEAPLPPKDLSQKLLEASLEEQGLTVDVGETGPPPPAPFKPQPPAGRPSGPEPRPPARVETLREEVLTDLRVFELNSDSGKSTPSNNGKKGSSTDISEDWEKDFDLDMTEEEVQMALSKVDASGELEDVEWEDWE, encoded by the exons ATGGCGGAAGG GGAGGACGTGGGCTGGTGGCGGAGCTGGCTGCAGCAGAGCTACCAGGCAGTCAAGGAGAAG TCCTCCGAAGCCTTGGAGTTCATGAAGCGAGACCTGACGGAGTTCACCCAGGTGGTGCAGCATGACGCGGCCTGCACCATTGTGGCCACGGCCAGCGTAGTAAAGGAGAAGCTAGCC GCCCGCCTCTACAGTCTGCAGTCGGAGCCGGCAACCTACTGCAATGAACCAGATG GGCCCCCGGAATTGTTTGATGCCTGGCTTTCCCAGTTCTGCCTagaggagaagaagggggagatCTCAGAGCTCCTTGCAGGCAGCCCCTCCATCCGGGCCCTCTACACCAAGATG gTCCCAGCAGCTGTTTCCCATTCAGAATTCTGGCATCGGTATTTCTATAAAGTCCATCAACTAGAGCAG GAGCAGGCCCGGAGGGATGCCCTGAAGCAACGGGCAGAACAGAGCATCTCTGAAGAGCCtggctgggaggaggaagaag AGGAACTTGTGAGCATTTCACCCACATCTCCAAAAGAGGCAAACGTTCCTGTGGCCCAAACTTCCCCATCCCCTGAAGGAGGACCTGGCCCCCTGAGCCCCTGTGAAGACAATCCGGTGGCTCCCGCTGAGCCTCCTACAGAGGTGACTCCGTCAGAGAGCAGCGAGAGCGTTTCCGTCGTAACGCAGATGGCTAAGGTTGCCGCTGCCGCCGAGGCACCGCTGCCGCCCAAGGACCTGTCCCAGAAGCTTCTCGAGGCATCTTTGGAGGAACAGGGCCTGACTGTAGATGTGGGTGAGACTGgacccccgcccccggctccgTTCAAGCCCCAGCCCCCTGCTGGCCGCCCTAGCGGCCCCGAGCCCAGGCCTCCTGCCAGAGTAGAGACTCTGAGGGAGGAGGTACTCACAGACTTACGGGTGTTTGAGCTGAACTCGGACAGTGGGAAGTCTACACCCTCTAACAATGGAAAGAAAG GCTCAAGCACAGACATCAGCGAGGACTGGGAAAAGGACTTCGACTTGGACATGACCGAAGAGGAAGTGCAGATGGCACTCTCCAAAGTGGATGCCTCTGGGGAG CTGGAAGATGTAGAGTGGGAGGACTGGGAATGA
- the BSDC1 gene encoding BSD domain-containing protein 1 isoform X2 — protein MAEGEDVGWWRSWLQQSYQAVKEKSSEALEFMKRDLTEFTQVVQHDAACTIVATASVVKEKLATEGSSGATEKMKKGLSDFLGVISDTFAPSPDKTIDCDVITLMGTPSGTAEPYDGTKARLYSLQSEPATYCNEPDGPPELFDAWLSQFCLEEKKGEISELLAGSPSIRALYTKMVPAAVSHSEFWHRYFYKVHQLEQEQARRDALKQRAEQSISEEPGWEEEEEELVSISPTSPKEANVPVAQTSPSPEGGPGPLSPCEDNPVAPAEPPTEVTPSESSESVSVVTQMAKVAAAAEAPLPPKDLSQKLLEASLEEQGLTVDVGETGPPPPAPFKPQPPAGRPSGPEPRPPARVETLREEVLTDLRVFELNSDSGKSTPSNNGKKGSSTDISEDWEKDFDLDMTEEEVQMALSKVDASGELEDVEWEDWE, from the exons ATGGCGGAAGG GGAGGACGTGGGCTGGTGGCGGAGCTGGCTGCAGCAGAGCTACCAGGCAGTCAAGGAGAAG TCCTCCGAAGCCTTGGAGTTCATGAAGCGAGACCTGACGGAGTTCACCCAGGTGGTGCAGCATGACGCGGCCTGCACCATTGTGGCCACGGCCAGCGTAGTAAAGGAGAAGCTAGCC ACTGAAGGCTCCTCGGGGgcaacagagaaaatgaagaagggGTTGTCTGACTTCCTAGGAGTGATCTCCGACACCTTTGCTCCCTCACCGGACAAAACCATAGACTGCGATGTCATCACCCTGATGGGCACACCCTCTGGCACAGCTGAGCCCTATGATGGCACCAAG GCCCGCCTCTACAGTCTGCAGTCGGAGCCGGCAACCTACTGCAATGAACCAGATG GGCCCCCGGAATTGTTTGATGCCTGGCTTTCCCAGTTCTGCCTagaggagaagaagggggagatCTCAGAGCTCCTTGCAGGCAGCCCCTCCATCCGGGCCCTCTACACCAAGATG gTCCCAGCAGCTGTTTCCCATTCAGAATTCTGGCATCGGTATTTCTATAAAGTCCATCAACTAGAGCAG GAGCAGGCCCGGAGGGATGCCCTGAAGCAACGGGCAGAACAGAGCATCTCTGAAGAGCCtggctgggaggaggaagaag AGGAACTTGTGAGCATTTCACCCACATCTCCAAAAGAGGCAAACGTTCCTGTGGCCCAAACTTCCCCATCCCCTGAAGGAGGACCTGGCCCCCTGAGCCCCTGTGAAGACAATCCGGTGGCTCCCGCTGAGCCTCCTACAGAGGTGACTCCGTCAGAGAGCAGCGAGAGCGTTTCCGTCGTAACGCAGATGGCTAAGGTTGCCGCTGCCGCCGAGGCACCGCTGCCGCCCAAGGACCTGTCCCAGAAGCTTCTCGAGGCATCTTTGGAGGAACAGGGCCTGACTGTAGATGTGGGTGAGACTGgacccccgcccccggctccgTTCAAGCCCCAGCCCCCTGCTGGCCGCCCTAGCGGCCCCGAGCCCAGGCCTCCTGCCAGAGTAGAGACTCTGAGGGAGGAGGTACTCACAGACTTACGGGTGTTTGAGCTGAACTCGGACAGTGGGAAGTCTACACCCTCTAACAATGGAAAGAAAG GCTCAAGCACAGACATCAGCGAGGACTGGGAAAAGGACTTCGACTTGGACATGACCGAAGAGGAAGTGCAGATGGCACTCTCCAAAGTGGATGCCTCTGGGGAG CTGGAAGATGTAGAGTGGGAGGACTGGGAATGA
- the BSDC1 gene encoding BSD domain-containing protein 1 isoform X1 — protein MAEGEDVGWWRSWLQQSYQAVKEKSSEALEFMKRDLTEFTQVVQHDAACTIVATASVVKEKLATEGSSGATEKMKKGLSDFLGVISDTFAPSPDKTIDCDVITLMGTPSGTAEPYDGTKARLYSLQSEPATYCNEPDGPPELFDAWLSQFCLEEKKGEISELLAGSPSIRALYTKMVPAAVSHSEFWHRYFYKVHQLEQEQARRDALKQRAEQSISEEPGWEEEEEELVSISPTSPKEANVPVAQTSPSPEGGPGPLSPCEDNPVAPAEPPTEVTPSESSESVSVVTQMAKVAAAAEAPLPPKDLSQKLLEASLEEQGLTVDVGETGPPPPAPFKPQPPAGRPSGPEPRPPARVETLREEVLTDLRVFELNSDSGKSTPSNNGKKGSSTDISEDWEKDFDLDMTEEEVQMALSKVDASGEVSGPGWPQGSKLNAPSV, from the exons ATGGCGGAAGG GGAGGACGTGGGCTGGTGGCGGAGCTGGCTGCAGCAGAGCTACCAGGCAGTCAAGGAGAAG TCCTCCGAAGCCTTGGAGTTCATGAAGCGAGACCTGACGGAGTTCACCCAGGTGGTGCAGCATGACGCGGCCTGCACCATTGTGGCCACGGCCAGCGTAGTAAAGGAGAAGCTAGCC ACTGAAGGCTCCTCGGGGgcaacagagaaaatgaagaagggGTTGTCTGACTTCCTAGGAGTGATCTCCGACACCTTTGCTCCCTCACCGGACAAAACCATAGACTGCGATGTCATCACCCTGATGGGCACACCCTCTGGCACAGCTGAGCCCTATGATGGCACCAAG GCCCGCCTCTACAGTCTGCAGTCGGAGCCGGCAACCTACTGCAATGAACCAGATG GGCCCCCGGAATTGTTTGATGCCTGGCTTTCCCAGTTCTGCCTagaggagaagaagggggagatCTCAGAGCTCCTTGCAGGCAGCCCCTCCATCCGGGCCCTCTACACCAAGATG gTCCCAGCAGCTGTTTCCCATTCAGAATTCTGGCATCGGTATTTCTATAAAGTCCATCAACTAGAGCAG GAGCAGGCCCGGAGGGATGCCCTGAAGCAACGGGCAGAACAGAGCATCTCTGAAGAGCCtggctgggaggaggaagaag AGGAACTTGTGAGCATTTCACCCACATCTCCAAAAGAGGCAAACGTTCCTGTGGCCCAAACTTCCCCATCCCCTGAAGGAGGACCTGGCCCCCTGAGCCCCTGTGAAGACAATCCGGTGGCTCCCGCTGAGCCTCCTACAGAGGTGACTCCGTCAGAGAGCAGCGAGAGCGTTTCCGTCGTAACGCAGATGGCTAAGGTTGCCGCTGCCGCCGAGGCACCGCTGCCGCCCAAGGACCTGTCCCAGAAGCTTCTCGAGGCATCTTTGGAGGAACAGGGCCTGACTGTAGATGTGGGTGAGACTGgacccccgcccccggctccgTTCAAGCCCCAGCCCCCTGCTGGCCGCCCTAGCGGCCCCGAGCCCAGGCCTCCTGCCAGAGTAGAGACTCTGAGGGAGGAGGTACTCACAGACTTACGGGTGTTTGAGCTGAACTCGGACAGTGGGAAGTCTACACCCTCTAACAATGGAAAGAAAG GCTCAAGCACAGACATCAGCGAGGACTGGGAAAAGGACTTCGACTTGGACATGACCGAAGAGGAAGTGCAGATGGCACTCTCCAAAGTGGATGCCTCTGGGGAGGTGAGTGGGCCTGGTTGGCCTCAGGGAAGCAAGCTCAATGCTCCCAGTGTGTGA
- the FAM229A gene encoding protein FAM229A, with protein MQPAPSTPGPRRAADTCRAPPGPERRPAARGPAAASSLGPASASGRAPRGLDMSAQEPPQGRRFPIEAGDSPGLAAAPESQDSPEPVATEHTPVRPLRRCPGCHCLTLLHVPIDVYLAMGGSPRARAT; from the exons ATGCAGCCCGCCCCCTCGACGCCCGGGCCACGGCGCGCCGCAGACACCTGCCGGGCTCCGCCTGGACCGGAGCGTCGTCCCGCGGCCAGGGGTCCGGCAGCTGCTTCCAGCCTGGGACCGGCCTCGGCCTCCGGCAG AGCGCCCCGGGGCCTGGACATGAGCGCCCAGGAGCCCCCGCAGGGTCGAAGGTTCCCCATTGAGGCCGGAGACTCCCCTGGCCTTGCCGCCGCCCCCGAGTCCCAGGACAGCCCGGAGCCGGTAGCCACGGAGCACACCCCGGTCAG GCCGCTTCGACGCTGCCCGGGCTGCCACTGCCTGACGCTGTTGCACGTGCCCATCGACGTCTACCTGGCCATGGGCGGGAGCCCCCGGGCCCGCGCCACCTGA
- the TSSK3 gene encoding testis-specific serine/threonine-protein kinase 3, protein MEDFLLSNGYQLGKTIGEGTYSKVKEAFSKKHQRKVAIKIIDKMGGPEEFIQRFLPRELQIVRTLDHKNIIRVYEMLESADGKIYLVMELAEGGDVFDCVLNGGPLPESRAKALFRQMVEAIRYCHGCGVAHRDLKCENALLQGFNLKLTDFGFAKVLPKSRRELSQTFCGSTAYAAPEVLQGVPHDSKKGDVWSMGVVLYVMLCASLPFDDTDIPKMLWQQQKGVSFPAHLGISAECQDLLKRLLEPDMILRPSIEEVSWHPWLAST, encoded by the exons ATGGAGGACTTTCTGCTCTCCAATGGGTACCAGCTGGGCAAGACCATTGGGGAAGGGACCTACTCAAAAGTCAAAGAAGCATTTTCcaaaaaacaccaaagaaaagTGGCAATTAAAATTATAGACAAGATGGGAGGGCCAGAAG AATTTATCCAGAGATTCCTGCCTCGGGAGCTCCAGATTGTCCGTACCCTGGACCACAAGAACATCATCCGGGTGTATGAGATGCTGGAGTCTGCCGACGGGAAAATCTACCTGGTGATGGAACTGGCTGAAGGAGGGGATGTCTTTGACTGTGTGCTGAATGGGGGGCCGCTGCCCGAGAGCCGGGCCAAGGCCCTCTTCCGTCAGATGGTCGAGGCCATCCGCTACTGCCATGGCTGTGGTGTGGCCCACCGGGACCTCAAGTGTGAGAACGCCTTGTTGCAGGGCTTCAACCTGAAGCTGACTGACTTTGGCTTCGCTAAGGTGTTGCCCAAGTCACGCCGAGAGCTGAGCCAGACCTTCTGCGGCAGCACAGCCTACGCCGCCCCCGAGGTGCTGCAGGGTGTTCCCCACGATAGCAAGAAGGGGGATGTCTGGAGCATGGGCGTCGTCCTGTACGTCATGCTCTGCGCCAGCCTACCTTTTGACGACACAGACATCCCCAAGATGCTGTGGCAGCAGCAGAAGGGGGTGTCCTTCCCCGCTCACCTGGGCATCTCGGCCGAATGCCAGGACCTGCTCAAGCGGCTCCTGGAACCAGATATGATCCTCCGGCCTTCAATCGAAGAAGTTAGTTGGCACCCATGGCTAGCAAGCACTTGA